A DNA window from Argopecten irradians isolate NY chromosome 10, Ai_NY, whole genome shotgun sequence contains the following coding sequences:
- the LOC138332822 gene encoding cysteinyl leukotriene receptor 2-like: protein MTDQAYVADSVAKGVPPFMLVFGTFGNIFSIYILTRKNIRQSTCTVYLIVLACSDLVVLYTGLLRTWISATFQDDIRTHTSGICKIHTWLVYVSLDFSAWILVAVTAERVALVWFPHKAKVKCTKKAALFIITPIFVVLMLINSHILYGMDRIVTVDENSTSILCDFISEDYRYFFEELWPWVDLTIFCGLPFCFLVTGNVLIITKVFSSQRAAKRQVVPHDPNGRAQRSQTSSMSVMLFCLNCVFLLCTTPVSIYLIGYVHWSRDATETTRANLSLVWTLVNVLMYANNTFNFLLYCMSGSRFRTEVKVVFGNMFNIQNRYNRTQNSQRRKRSTMERSRNTTVAPEGRHKNNPNDNNNFLSVITPPREGECDSKTHSQECDSRTHSQVISSNV, encoded by the coding sequence ATGACAGACCAAGCCTATGTAGCCGACTCCGTTGCCAAAGGAGTGCCGCCATTCATGCTAGTCTTCGGAACGTTTGGAAACATCTTTTCTATTTACATTCTGACAAGGAAGAACATTCGACAGTccacatgtacagtatatctTATTGTGCTAGCGTGTTCAGACCTAGTGGTACTATATACTGGCCTTCTGAGGACGTGGATATCAGCCACATTCCAGGATGACATCCGAACTCATACTTCCGGTATCTGTAAAATCCACACCTGGTTGGTGTATGTTTCTCTGGATTTCTCGGCTTGGATTTTGGTTGCCGTCACGGCAGAACGTGTGGCCTTAGTGTGGTTCCCCCACAAAGCTAAGGTCAAATGTACCAAGAAAGCAGCGCTGTTTATCATCACTCCCATCTTCGTGGTCCTAATGTTAATCAACAGTCACATTCTGTACGGCATGGACAGGATTGTAACGGTCGATGAAAATTCTACCAGTATTTTGTGTGATTTCATTTCGGAAGATTATCGCTATTTCTTTGAGGAACTGTGGCCATGGGTTGATTTGACAATATTCTGTGGACTTCCGTTTTGTTTTCTTGTCACCGgaaatgttttgataataaCGAAAGTATTTTCCAGTCAAAGAGCGGCAAAACGACAGGTAGTTCCGCATGATCCCAACGGTCGCGCGCAACGATCTCAAACGTCGTCGATGAGTGTGATGTTGTTTTGTCTCAATTGTGTCTTCTTGCTATGTACGACGCCTGTTAGTATTTATTTGATTGGCTATGTCCACTGGTCACGAGACGCTACGGAGACCACTAGAGCCAATCTCAGCCTCGTCTGGACATTGGTCAATGTGTTAATGTATGCTAACAATACgtttaatttcctgttatacTGCATGAGTGGAAGTCGTTTTCGGACGGAGGTCAAGGTTGTTTTTGGAAATAtgttcaatattcaaaatagaTATAATCGTACACAAAATAGCCAACGTAGAAAAAGGAGCACCATGGAACGTTCTAGAAATACTACGGTTGCCCCTGAAGGCAGACATAAAAATAATCCCAACGATAACAACAACTTTTTGTCTGTGATTACCCCTCCGAGGGAAGGTGAGTGTGACAGTAAGACCCACTCGCAGGAATGTGATAGTAGAACTCACTCACAGGTTATTTCGTCAAACGTTTGA